Proteins from a single region of Bos javanicus breed banteng chromosome 7, ARS-OSU_banteng_1.0, whole genome shotgun sequence:
- the RMND5B gene encoding E3 ubiquitin-protein transferase RMND5B isoform X4 yields the protein MEQCASVEREVDKVLQKFLTYGQHCEQSLEELLHYVGQLRAELASTAVQGTPLSATLSLVMSQCCRKIKDTVQKLASDHKDIHSSVSRVGKAIDRNFDSEICGVVSDAVWDSREKQQQTLQMAILEHLYQQGMLSVAEELCQESTLNVDLDFKQPFLELNRILEALHEQDLGPALEWAVSHRQRLLELNSSLEFKLHRLQFIRLLAGGPEKQLEALSYARHFQPFAHVHQREIQVMMGSLVYLQLGLEKSPYCHLLDNSHWAEICETFTRDACSLLGLSVESPLSVSFASGCVALPVLMNIKAVMEQRQCSGVWSHKDELPIEIELGMKCWYHSVFACPILRQQTSDSNPPIKLICGHVISRDALNKLISGGKLKCPYCPMEQNPADGKRIIF from the exons ATGGAGCAGTGTGCAAGTGTGGAGAGAGAGGTGGACAAGGTCCTGCAGAAGTTCCTGACCTATGGGCAGCACTGTGAACAGAGCCTGGAGGAGCTGCTGCACTACGTGGGCCAGCTACGGGCTGAGCTGGCCAGCACAG CCGTCCAGGGAACCCCTCTCTCAGCTACCCTCTCCCTGGTTATGTCACAGTGCTGCCGGAAGATAAAAGACACCGTGCAGAAACTGGCTTCGGACCACAAGGACATTCACAGCAGTGTTTCCCGAGTGGGCAAAGCCATTGACAGG AACTTTGACTCTGAGATTTGCGGTGTGGTCTCCGACGCGGTGTGGGACTCGCgggagaagcagcagcaaacCCTGCAGATGGCCATCTTGGAGCACTTGTATCAGCAGGGCATGCTCAGTGTCGCTGAGGAGCTGTGTCAG GAATCAACACTGAATGTGGACTTGGATTTCAAGCAGCCTTTCCTGGAGTTGAATCGTATCCTGGAAGCTCTGCATGAACAAGACCTGGGGCCAGCACTGGA GTGGGCTGTCTCCCACAGGCAGCGCCTGCTGGAGCTCAATAGCTCCCTGGAGTTCAAGCTGCACCGACTGCAGTTCATCCGTCTCCTGGCAGGTGGCCCTGAGAAGCAGCTGGAGGCCCTCAGCTACGCCCGGCACTTCCAGCCCTTTGCTCACGTGCACCAGCGGG AGATCCAGGTGATGATGGGCAGTCTGGTGTACCTGCAGCTGGGTTTGGAGAAGTCACCCTACTGCCATCTCCTGGACAACAGCCATTGGGCCGAGATCTGTGAGACCTTTACCCGTGACGCTTGTTCCCTGTTGGGCCTTTCTGTGGAGTCACCCCTCAGTGTCAG CTTCGCCTCTGGCTGTGTGGCGCTGCCTGTGCTGATGAATATCAAAGCTGTGATGGAGCAGAGGCAGTGCTCTGGGGTCTGGAGTCACAAGGACGAGCTGCCG ATTGAGATTGAACTCGGCATGAAGTGCTGGTACCACTCAGTGTTCGCGTGCCCCATCCTCCGCCAGCAGACGTCGGATTCCAACCCTCCCATCAAGCTCATCTGTGGCCATGTCATCTCCCGAGATGCACTCAACAAGCTCATTAGTGGAGGAAA GCTGAAGTGTCCCTACTGTCCCATGGAGCAGAACCCAGCAGATGGGAAACGCATCATATTCTGA
- the RMND5B gene encoding E3 ubiquitin-protein transferase RMND5B isoform X2 has translation MEQCASVEREVDKVLQKFLTYGQHCEQSLEELLHYVGQLRAELASTAILVGVGPAATSCLYLSGLIQCCRKIKDTVQKLASDHKDIHSSVSRVGKAIDRNFDSEICGVVSDAVWDSREKQQQTLQMAILEHLYQQGMLSVAEELCQESTLNVDLDFKQPFLELNRILEALHEQDLGPALEWAVSHRQRLLELNSSLEFKLHRLQFIRLLAGGPEKQLEALSYARHFQPFAHVHQREIQVMMGSLVYLQLGLEKSPYCHLLDNSHWAEICETFTRDACSLLGLSVESPLSVSFASGCVALPVLMNIKAVMEQRQCSGVWSHKDELPIEIELGMKCWYHSVFACPILRQQTSDSNPPIKLICGHVISRDALNKLISGGKLKCPYCPMEQNPADGKRIIF, from the exons ATGGAGCAGTGTGCAAGTGTGGAGAGAGAGGTGGACAAGGTCCTGCAGAAGTTCCTGACCTATGGGCAGCACTGTGAACAGAGCCTGGAGGAGCTGCTGCACTACGTGGGCCAGCTACGGGCTGAGCTGGCCAGCACAG CCATTCTAGTAGGAGTAGGCCCAGCCGCCACCTCTTGTTTGTATTTGTCAGGACTCATTCAG TGCTGCCGGAAGATAAAAGACACCGTGCAGAAACTGGCTTCGGACCACAAGGACATTCACAGCAGTGTTTCCCGAGTGGGCAAAGCCATTGACAGG AACTTTGACTCTGAGATTTGCGGTGTGGTCTCCGACGCGGTGTGGGACTCGCgggagaagcagcagcaaacCCTGCAGATGGCCATCTTGGAGCACTTGTATCAGCAGGGCATGCTCAGTGTCGCTGAGGAGCTGTGTCAG GAATCAACACTGAATGTGGACTTGGATTTCAAGCAGCCTTTCCTGGAGTTGAATCGTATCCTGGAAGCTCTGCATGAACAAGACCTGGGGCCAGCACTGGA GTGGGCTGTCTCCCACAGGCAGCGCCTGCTGGAGCTCAATAGCTCCCTGGAGTTCAAGCTGCACCGACTGCAGTTCATCCGTCTCCTGGCAGGTGGCCCTGAGAAGCAGCTGGAGGCCCTCAGCTACGCCCGGCACTTCCAGCCCTTTGCTCACGTGCACCAGCGGG AGATCCAGGTGATGATGGGCAGTCTGGTGTACCTGCAGCTGGGTTTGGAGAAGTCACCCTACTGCCATCTCCTGGACAACAGCCATTGGGCCGAGATCTGTGAGACCTTTACCCGTGACGCTTGTTCCCTGTTGGGCCTTTCTGTGGAGTCACCCCTCAGTGTCAG CTTCGCCTCTGGCTGTGTGGCGCTGCCTGTGCTGATGAATATCAAAGCTGTGATGGAGCAGAGGCAGTGCTCTGGGGTCTGGAGTCACAAGGACGAGCTGCCG ATTGAGATTGAACTCGGCATGAAGTGCTGGTACCACTCAGTGTTCGCGTGCCCCATCCTCCGCCAGCAGACGTCGGATTCCAACCCTCCCATCAAGCTCATCTGTGGCCATGTCATCTCCCGAGATGCACTCAACAAGCTCATTAGTGGAGGAAA GCTGAAGTGTCCCTACTGTCCCATGGAGCAGAACCCAGCAGATGGGAAACGCATCATATTCTGA
- the RMND5B gene encoding E3 ubiquitin-protein transferase RMND5B isoform X1 produces the protein MGSTVNRAWRSCCTTWASYGLSWPAQDIDILGTLSHSSRSRPSRHLLFVFVRTHSAVQGTPLSATLSLVMSQCCRKIKDTVQKLASDHKDIHSSVSRVGKAIDRNFDSEICGVVSDAVWDSREKQQQTLQMAILEHLYQQGMLSVAEELCQESTLNVDLDFKQPFLELNRILEALHEQDLGPALEWAVSHRQRLLELNSSLEFKLHRLQFIRLLAGGPEKQLEALSYARHFQPFAHVHQREIQVMMGSLVYLQLGLEKSPYCHLLDNSHWAEICETFTRDACSLLGLSVESPLSVSFASGCVALPVLMNIKAVMEQRQCSGVWSHKDELPIEIELGMKCWYHSVFACPILRQQTSDSNPPIKLICGHVISRDALNKLISGGKLKCPYCPMEQNPADGKRIIF, from the exons ATGGGCAGCACTGTGAACAGAGCCTGGAGGAGCTGCTGCACTACGTGGGCCAGCTACGGGCTGAGCTGGCCAGCACAG GACATTGACATTTTGGGAACATTAAG CCATTCTAGTAGGAGTAGGCCCAGCCGCCACCTCTTGTTTGTATTTGTCAGGACTCATTCAG CCGTCCAGGGAACCCCTCTCTCAGCTACCCTCTCCCTGGTTATGTCACAGTGCTGCCGGAAGATAAAAGACACCGTGCAGAAACTGGCTTCGGACCACAAGGACATTCACAGCAGTGTTTCCCGAGTGGGCAAAGCCATTGACAGG AACTTTGACTCTGAGATTTGCGGTGTGGTCTCCGACGCGGTGTGGGACTCGCgggagaagcagcagcaaacCCTGCAGATGGCCATCTTGGAGCACTTGTATCAGCAGGGCATGCTCAGTGTCGCTGAGGAGCTGTGTCAG GAATCAACACTGAATGTGGACTTGGATTTCAAGCAGCCTTTCCTGGAGTTGAATCGTATCCTGGAAGCTCTGCATGAACAAGACCTGGGGCCAGCACTGGA GTGGGCTGTCTCCCACAGGCAGCGCCTGCTGGAGCTCAATAGCTCCCTGGAGTTCAAGCTGCACCGACTGCAGTTCATCCGTCTCCTGGCAGGTGGCCCTGAGAAGCAGCTGGAGGCCCTCAGCTACGCCCGGCACTTCCAGCCCTTTGCTCACGTGCACCAGCGGG AGATCCAGGTGATGATGGGCAGTCTGGTGTACCTGCAGCTGGGTTTGGAGAAGTCACCCTACTGCCATCTCCTGGACAACAGCCATTGGGCCGAGATCTGTGAGACCTTTACCCGTGACGCTTGTTCCCTGTTGGGCCTTTCTGTGGAGTCACCCCTCAGTGTCAG CTTCGCCTCTGGCTGTGTGGCGCTGCCTGTGCTGATGAATATCAAAGCTGTGATGGAGCAGAGGCAGTGCTCTGGGGTCTGGAGTCACAAGGACGAGCTGCCG ATTGAGATTGAACTCGGCATGAAGTGCTGGTACCACTCAGTGTTCGCGTGCCCCATCCTCCGCCAGCAGACGTCGGATTCCAACCCTCCCATCAAGCTCATCTGTGGCCATGTCATCTCCCGAGATGCACTCAACAAGCTCATTAGTGGAGGAAA GCTGAAGTGTCCCTACTGTCCCATGGAGCAGAACCCAGCAGATGGGAAACGCATCATATTCTGA
- the RMND5B gene encoding E3 ubiquitin-protein transferase RMND5B isoform X5, which produces MGSTVNRAWRSCCTTWASYGLSWPAQDYFRTDVFLSASHQEVQAVQGTPLSATLSLVMSQCCRKIKDTVQKLASDHKDIHSSVSRVGKAIDRNFDSEICGVVSDAVWDSREKQQQTLQMAILEHLYQQGMLSVAEELCQESTLNVDLDFKQPFLELNRILEALHEQDLGPALEWAVSHRQRLLELNSSLEFKLHRLQFIRLLAGGPEKQLEALSYARHFQPFAHVHQREIQVMMGSLVYLQLGLEKSPYCHLLDNSHWAEICETFTRDACSLLGLSVESPLSVSFASGCVALPVLMNIKAVMEQRQCSGVWSHKDELPIEIELGMKCWYHSVFACPILRQQTSDSNPPIKLICGHVISRDALNKLISGGKLKCPYCPMEQNPADGKRIIF; this is translated from the exons ATGGGCAGCACTGTGAACAGAGCCTGGAGGAGCTGCTGCACTACGTGGGCCAGCTACGGGCTGAGCTGGCCAGCACAG GATTACTTCAGAACTGATGTGTTTCTCAGTGCATCACATCAGGAGGTACAAG CCGTCCAGGGAACCCCTCTCTCAGCTACCCTCTCCCTGGTTATGTCACAGTGCTGCCGGAAGATAAAAGACACCGTGCAGAAACTGGCTTCGGACCACAAGGACATTCACAGCAGTGTTTCCCGAGTGGGCAAAGCCATTGACAGG AACTTTGACTCTGAGATTTGCGGTGTGGTCTCCGACGCGGTGTGGGACTCGCgggagaagcagcagcaaacCCTGCAGATGGCCATCTTGGAGCACTTGTATCAGCAGGGCATGCTCAGTGTCGCTGAGGAGCTGTGTCAG GAATCAACACTGAATGTGGACTTGGATTTCAAGCAGCCTTTCCTGGAGTTGAATCGTATCCTGGAAGCTCTGCATGAACAAGACCTGGGGCCAGCACTGGA GTGGGCTGTCTCCCACAGGCAGCGCCTGCTGGAGCTCAATAGCTCCCTGGAGTTCAAGCTGCACCGACTGCAGTTCATCCGTCTCCTGGCAGGTGGCCCTGAGAAGCAGCTGGAGGCCCTCAGCTACGCCCGGCACTTCCAGCCCTTTGCTCACGTGCACCAGCGGG AGATCCAGGTGATGATGGGCAGTCTGGTGTACCTGCAGCTGGGTTTGGAGAAGTCACCCTACTGCCATCTCCTGGACAACAGCCATTGGGCCGAGATCTGTGAGACCTTTACCCGTGACGCTTGTTCCCTGTTGGGCCTTTCTGTGGAGTCACCCCTCAGTGTCAG CTTCGCCTCTGGCTGTGTGGCGCTGCCTGTGCTGATGAATATCAAAGCTGTGATGGAGCAGAGGCAGTGCTCTGGGGTCTGGAGTCACAAGGACGAGCTGCCG ATTGAGATTGAACTCGGCATGAAGTGCTGGTACCACTCAGTGTTCGCGTGCCCCATCCTCCGCCAGCAGACGTCGGATTCCAACCCTCCCATCAAGCTCATCTGTGGCCATGTCATCTCCCGAGATGCACTCAACAAGCTCATTAGTGGAGGAAA GCTGAAGTGTCCCTACTGTCCCATGGAGCAGAACCCAGCAGATGGGAAACGCATCATATTCTGA
- the RMND5B gene encoding E3 ubiquitin-protein transferase RMND5B isoform X6 has product MGSTVNRAWRSCCTTWASYGLSWPAQDIDILGTLRITSELMCFSVHHIRRYKCCRKIKDTVQKLASDHKDIHSSVSRVGKAIDRNFDSEICGVVSDAVWDSREKQQQTLQMAILEHLYQQGMLSVAEELCQESTLNVDLDFKQPFLELNRILEALHEQDLGPALEWAVSHRQRLLELNSSLEFKLHRLQFIRLLAGGPEKQLEALSYARHFQPFAHVHQREIQVMMGSLVYLQLGLEKSPYCHLLDNSHWAEICETFTRDACSLLGLSVESPLSVSFASGCVALPVLMNIKAVMEQRQCSGVWSHKDELPIEIELGMKCWYHSVFACPILRQQTSDSNPPIKLICGHVISRDALNKLISGGKLKCPYCPMEQNPADGKRIIF; this is encoded by the exons ATGGGCAGCACTGTGAACAGAGCCTGGAGGAGCTGCTGCACTACGTGGGCCAGCTACGGGCTGAGCTGGCCAGCACAG GACATTGACATTTTGGGAACATTAAG GATTACTTCAGAACTGATGTGTTTCTCAGTGCATCACATCAGGAGGTACAAG TGCTGCCGGAAGATAAAAGACACCGTGCAGAAACTGGCTTCGGACCACAAGGACATTCACAGCAGTGTTTCCCGAGTGGGCAAAGCCATTGACAGG AACTTTGACTCTGAGATTTGCGGTGTGGTCTCCGACGCGGTGTGGGACTCGCgggagaagcagcagcaaacCCTGCAGATGGCCATCTTGGAGCACTTGTATCAGCAGGGCATGCTCAGTGTCGCTGAGGAGCTGTGTCAG GAATCAACACTGAATGTGGACTTGGATTTCAAGCAGCCTTTCCTGGAGTTGAATCGTATCCTGGAAGCTCTGCATGAACAAGACCTGGGGCCAGCACTGGA GTGGGCTGTCTCCCACAGGCAGCGCCTGCTGGAGCTCAATAGCTCCCTGGAGTTCAAGCTGCACCGACTGCAGTTCATCCGTCTCCTGGCAGGTGGCCCTGAGAAGCAGCTGGAGGCCCTCAGCTACGCCCGGCACTTCCAGCCCTTTGCTCACGTGCACCAGCGGG AGATCCAGGTGATGATGGGCAGTCTGGTGTACCTGCAGCTGGGTTTGGAGAAGTCACCCTACTGCCATCTCCTGGACAACAGCCATTGGGCCGAGATCTGTGAGACCTTTACCCGTGACGCTTGTTCCCTGTTGGGCCTTTCTGTGGAGTCACCCCTCAGTGTCAG CTTCGCCTCTGGCTGTGTGGCGCTGCCTGTGCTGATGAATATCAAAGCTGTGATGGAGCAGAGGCAGTGCTCTGGGGTCTGGAGTCACAAGGACGAGCTGCCG ATTGAGATTGAACTCGGCATGAAGTGCTGGTACCACTCAGTGTTCGCGTGCCCCATCCTCCGCCAGCAGACGTCGGATTCCAACCCTCCCATCAAGCTCATCTGTGGCCATGTCATCTCCCGAGATGCACTCAACAAGCTCATTAGTGGAGGAAA GCTGAAGTGTCCCTACTGTCCCATGGAGCAGAACCCAGCAGATGGGAAACGCATCATATTCTGA
- the RMND5B gene encoding E3 ubiquitin-protein transferase RMND5B isoform X3, producing the protein MGSTVNRAWRSCCTTWASYGLSWPAQDYFRTDVFLSASHQEVQAILVGVGPAATSCLYLSGLIQCCRKIKDTVQKLASDHKDIHSSVSRVGKAIDRNFDSEICGVVSDAVWDSREKQQQTLQMAILEHLYQQGMLSVAEELCQESTLNVDLDFKQPFLELNRILEALHEQDLGPALEWAVSHRQRLLELNSSLEFKLHRLQFIRLLAGGPEKQLEALSYARHFQPFAHVHQREIQVMMGSLVYLQLGLEKSPYCHLLDNSHWAEICETFTRDACSLLGLSVESPLSVSFASGCVALPVLMNIKAVMEQRQCSGVWSHKDELPIEIELGMKCWYHSVFACPILRQQTSDSNPPIKLICGHVISRDALNKLISGGKLKCPYCPMEQNPADGKRIIF; encoded by the exons ATGGGCAGCACTGTGAACAGAGCCTGGAGGAGCTGCTGCACTACGTGGGCCAGCTACGGGCTGAGCTGGCCAGCACAG GATTACTTCAGAACTGATGTGTTTCTCAGTGCATCACATCAGGAGGTACAAG CCATTCTAGTAGGAGTAGGCCCAGCCGCCACCTCTTGTTTGTATTTGTCAGGACTCATTCAG TGCTGCCGGAAGATAAAAGACACCGTGCAGAAACTGGCTTCGGACCACAAGGACATTCACAGCAGTGTTTCCCGAGTGGGCAAAGCCATTGACAGG AACTTTGACTCTGAGATTTGCGGTGTGGTCTCCGACGCGGTGTGGGACTCGCgggagaagcagcagcaaacCCTGCAGATGGCCATCTTGGAGCACTTGTATCAGCAGGGCATGCTCAGTGTCGCTGAGGAGCTGTGTCAG GAATCAACACTGAATGTGGACTTGGATTTCAAGCAGCCTTTCCTGGAGTTGAATCGTATCCTGGAAGCTCTGCATGAACAAGACCTGGGGCCAGCACTGGA GTGGGCTGTCTCCCACAGGCAGCGCCTGCTGGAGCTCAATAGCTCCCTGGAGTTCAAGCTGCACCGACTGCAGTTCATCCGTCTCCTGGCAGGTGGCCCTGAGAAGCAGCTGGAGGCCCTCAGCTACGCCCGGCACTTCCAGCCCTTTGCTCACGTGCACCAGCGGG AGATCCAGGTGATGATGGGCAGTCTGGTGTACCTGCAGCTGGGTTTGGAGAAGTCACCCTACTGCCATCTCCTGGACAACAGCCATTGGGCCGAGATCTGTGAGACCTTTACCCGTGACGCTTGTTCCCTGTTGGGCCTTTCTGTGGAGTCACCCCTCAGTGTCAG CTTCGCCTCTGGCTGTGTGGCGCTGCCTGTGCTGATGAATATCAAAGCTGTGATGGAGCAGAGGCAGTGCTCTGGGGTCTGGAGTCACAAGGACGAGCTGCCG ATTGAGATTGAACTCGGCATGAAGTGCTGGTACCACTCAGTGTTCGCGTGCCCCATCCTCCGCCAGCAGACGTCGGATTCCAACCCTCCCATCAAGCTCATCTGTGGCCATGTCATCTCCCGAGATGCACTCAACAAGCTCATTAGTGGAGGAAA GCTGAAGTGTCCCTACTGTCCCATGGAGCAGAACCCAGCAGATGGGAAACGCATCATATTCTGA
- the RMND5B gene encoding E3 ubiquitin-protein transferase RMND5B isoform X7 — translation MGSTVNRAWRSCCTTWASYGLSWPAQCCRKIKDTVQKLASDHKDIHSSVSRVGKAIDRNFDSEICGVVSDAVWDSREKQQQTLQMAILEHLYQQGMLSVAEELCQESTLNVDLDFKQPFLELNRILEALHEQDLGPALEWAVSHRQRLLELNSSLEFKLHRLQFIRLLAGGPEKQLEALSYARHFQPFAHVHQREIQVMMGSLVYLQLGLEKSPYCHLLDNSHWAEICETFTRDACSLLGLSVESPLSVSFASGCVALPVLMNIKAVMEQRQCSGVWSHKDELPIEIELGMKCWYHSVFACPILRQQTSDSNPPIKLICGHVISRDALNKLISGGKLKCPYCPMEQNPADGKRIIF, via the exons ATGGGCAGCACTGTGAACAGAGCCTGGAGGAGCTGCTGCACTACGTGGGCCAGCTACGGGCTGAGCTGGCCAGCACAG TGCTGCCGGAAGATAAAAGACACCGTGCAGAAACTGGCTTCGGACCACAAGGACATTCACAGCAGTGTTTCCCGAGTGGGCAAAGCCATTGACAGG AACTTTGACTCTGAGATTTGCGGTGTGGTCTCCGACGCGGTGTGGGACTCGCgggagaagcagcagcaaacCCTGCAGATGGCCATCTTGGAGCACTTGTATCAGCAGGGCATGCTCAGTGTCGCTGAGGAGCTGTGTCAG GAATCAACACTGAATGTGGACTTGGATTTCAAGCAGCCTTTCCTGGAGTTGAATCGTATCCTGGAAGCTCTGCATGAACAAGACCTGGGGCCAGCACTGGA GTGGGCTGTCTCCCACAGGCAGCGCCTGCTGGAGCTCAATAGCTCCCTGGAGTTCAAGCTGCACCGACTGCAGTTCATCCGTCTCCTGGCAGGTGGCCCTGAGAAGCAGCTGGAGGCCCTCAGCTACGCCCGGCACTTCCAGCCCTTTGCTCACGTGCACCAGCGGG AGATCCAGGTGATGATGGGCAGTCTGGTGTACCTGCAGCTGGGTTTGGAGAAGTCACCCTACTGCCATCTCCTGGACAACAGCCATTGGGCCGAGATCTGTGAGACCTTTACCCGTGACGCTTGTTCCCTGTTGGGCCTTTCTGTGGAGTCACCCCTCAGTGTCAG CTTCGCCTCTGGCTGTGTGGCGCTGCCTGTGCTGATGAATATCAAAGCTGTGATGGAGCAGAGGCAGTGCTCTGGGGTCTGGAGTCACAAGGACGAGCTGCCG ATTGAGATTGAACTCGGCATGAAGTGCTGGTACCACTCAGTGTTCGCGTGCCCCATCCTCCGCCAGCAGACGTCGGATTCCAACCCTCCCATCAAGCTCATCTGTGGCCATGTCATCTCCCGAGATGCACTCAACAAGCTCATTAGTGGAGGAAA GCTGAAGTGTCCCTACTGTCCCATGGAGCAGAACCCAGCAGATGGGAAACGCATCATATTCTGA
- the RMND5B gene encoding E3 ubiquitin-protein transferase RMND5B isoform X8 — MCFSVHHIRRYKCCRKIKDTVQKLASDHKDIHSSVSRVGKAIDRNFDSEICGVVSDAVWDSREKQQQTLQMAILEHLYQQGMLSVAEELCQESTLNVDLDFKQPFLELNRILEALHEQDLGPALEWAVSHRQRLLELNSSLEFKLHRLQFIRLLAGGPEKQLEALSYARHFQPFAHVHQREIQVMMGSLVYLQLGLEKSPYCHLLDNSHWAEICETFTRDACSLLGLSVESPLSVSFASGCVALPVLMNIKAVMEQRQCSGVWSHKDELPIEIELGMKCWYHSVFACPILRQQTSDSNPPIKLICGHVISRDALNKLISGGKLKCPYCPMEQNPADGKRIIF; from the exons ATGTGTTTCTCAGTGCATCACATCAGGAGGTACAAG TGCTGCCGGAAGATAAAAGACACCGTGCAGAAACTGGCTTCGGACCACAAGGACATTCACAGCAGTGTTTCCCGAGTGGGCAAAGCCATTGACAGG AACTTTGACTCTGAGATTTGCGGTGTGGTCTCCGACGCGGTGTGGGACTCGCgggagaagcagcagcaaacCCTGCAGATGGCCATCTTGGAGCACTTGTATCAGCAGGGCATGCTCAGTGTCGCTGAGGAGCTGTGTCAG GAATCAACACTGAATGTGGACTTGGATTTCAAGCAGCCTTTCCTGGAGTTGAATCGTATCCTGGAAGCTCTGCATGAACAAGACCTGGGGCCAGCACTGGA GTGGGCTGTCTCCCACAGGCAGCGCCTGCTGGAGCTCAATAGCTCCCTGGAGTTCAAGCTGCACCGACTGCAGTTCATCCGTCTCCTGGCAGGTGGCCCTGAGAAGCAGCTGGAGGCCCTCAGCTACGCCCGGCACTTCCAGCCCTTTGCTCACGTGCACCAGCGGG AGATCCAGGTGATGATGGGCAGTCTGGTGTACCTGCAGCTGGGTTTGGAGAAGTCACCCTACTGCCATCTCCTGGACAACAGCCATTGGGCCGAGATCTGTGAGACCTTTACCCGTGACGCTTGTTCCCTGTTGGGCCTTTCTGTGGAGTCACCCCTCAGTGTCAG CTTCGCCTCTGGCTGTGTGGCGCTGCCTGTGCTGATGAATATCAAAGCTGTGATGGAGCAGAGGCAGTGCTCTGGGGTCTGGAGTCACAAGGACGAGCTGCCG ATTGAGATTGAACTCGGCATGAAGTGCTGGTACCACTCAGTGTTCGCGTGCCCCATCCTCCGCCAGCAGACGTCGGATTCCAACCCTCCCATCAAGCTCATCTGTGGCCATGTCATCTCCCGAGATGCACTCAACAAGCTCATTAGTGGAGGAAA GCTGAAGTGTCCCTACTGTCCCATGGAGCAGAACCCAGCAGATGGGAAACGCATCATATTCTGA
- the RMND5B gene encoding E3 ubiquitin-protein transferase RMND5B isoform X9, whose protein sequence is MSQCCRKIKDTVQKLASDHKDIHSSVSRVGKAIDRNFDSEICGVVSDAVWDSREKQQQTLQMAILEHLYQQGMLSVAEELCQESTLNVDLDFKQPFLELNRILEALHEQDLGPALEWAVSHRQRLLELNSSLEFKLHRLQFIRLLAGGPEKQLEALSYARHFQPFAHVHQREIQVMMGSLVYLQLGLEKSPYCHLLDNSHWAEICETFTRDACSLLGLSVESPLSVSFASGCVALPVLMNIKAVMEQRQCSGVWSHKDELPIEIELGMKCWYHSVFACPILRQQTSDSNPPIKLICGHVISRDALNKLISGGKLKCPYCPMEQNPADGKRIIF, encoded by the exons ATGTCACAGTGCTGCCGGAAGATAAAAGACACCGTGCAGAAACTGGCTTCGGACCACAAGGACATTCACAGCAGTGTTTCCCGAGTGGGCAAAGCCATTGACAGG AACTTTGACTCTGAGATTTGCGGTGTGGTCTCCGACGCGGTGTGGGACTCGCgggagaagcagcagcaaacCCTGCAGATGGCCATCTTGGAGCACTTGTATCAGCAGGGCATGCTCAGTGTCGCTGAGGAGCTGTGTCAG GAATCAACACTGAATGTGGACTTGGATTTCAAGCAGCCTTTCCTGGAGTTGAATCGTATCCTGGAAGCTCTGCATGAACAAGACCTGGGGCCAGCACTGGA GTGGGCTGTCTCCCACAGGCAGCGCCTGCTGGAGCTCAATAGCTCCCTGGAGTTCAAGCTGCACCGACTGCAGTTCATCCGTCTCCTGGCAGGTGGCCCTGAGAAGCAGCTGGAGGCCCTCAGCTACGCCCGGCACTTCCAGCCCTTTGCTCACGTGCACCAGCGGG AGATCCAGGTGATGATGGGCAGTCTGGTGTACCTGCAGCTGGGTTTGGAGAAGTCACCCTACTGCCATCTCCTGGACAACAGCCATTGGGCCGAGATCTGTGAGACCTTTACCCGTGACGCTTGTTCCCTGTTGGGCCTTTCTGTGGAGTCACCCCTCAGTGTCAG CTTCGCCTCTGGCTGTGTGGCGCTGCCTGTGCTGATGAATATCAAAGCTGTGATGGAGCAGAGGCAGTGCTCTGGGGTCTGGAGTCACAAGGACGAGCTGCCG ATTGAGATTGAACTCGGCATGAAGTGCTGGTACCACTCAGTGTTCGCGTGCCCCATCCTCCGCCAGCAGACGTCGGATTCCAACCCTCCCATCAAGCTCATCTGTGGCCATGTCATCTCCCGAGATGCACTCAACAAGCTCATTAGTGGAGGAAA GCTGAAGTGTCCCTACTGTCCCATGGAGCAGAACCCAGCAGATGGGAAACGCATCATATTCTGA